A region from the Catenulispora sp. MAP5-51 genome encodes:
- a CDS encoding DUF1707 domain-containing protein, producing MTTQGGASFDPDMRAGDADRERLVEQLREHHAAGRLTLEEFDERMTKAYEAKTYGELRTLTRDLPVDLAQLNFQQAQQRTAQSQQRPVEVRRDESGRMQINIDNQAIQDRINHHLERQQDRWARHQNRHQAHRARQAERWQQAAAGRRDRGRGLASFSAWLSLSVLLTGIWLVTNLAGGGDWGHFWPIWPIGIWGVLMVARGINRRN from the coding sequence ATGACGACGCAGGGTGGGGCCTCGTTCGATCCCGATATGCGCGCCGGCGACGCCGACCGCGAGCGCCTCGTGGAGCAGCTGCGCGAGCACCACGCCGCGGGCAGGCTCACGCTCGAGGAGTTCGACGAGCGCATGACCAAGGCCTATGAGGCCAAGACGTACGGCGAGCTGCGCACGCTCACCCGGGACCTGCCGGTGGACCTGGCGCAGCTGAACTTCCAGCAGGCCCAGCAGCGCACCGCGCAGTCCCAGCAGCGGCCGGTCGAGGTGCGCCGCGACGAGTCCGGCCGGATGCAGATCAACATCGACAACCAGGCCATCCAGGACCGCATCAACCACCACCTGGAGCGTCAGCAGGACCGCTGGGCGCGGCACCAGAACCGGCACCAGGCGCACCGGGCCCGCCAGGCCGAGCGCTGGCAGCAGGCCGCGGCCGGCCGCCGGGATCGCGGACGCGGCCTGGCCTCCTTCAGTGCCTGGCTGTCGCTGTCGGTGCTGCTCACCGGCATCTGGCTGGTCACCAACCTGGCCGGCGGCGGCGACTGGGGCCACTTCTGGCCGATCTGGCCGATCGGGATCTGGGGTGTGCTGATGGTGGCGCGGGGGATCAACCGGCGGAACTGA
- a CDS encoding MMPL family transporter: MLRNAAELAIRRPRTVVAVWAVVLVVGLGLGGSVFGRLGGLGANVPGSQSQVTADRLDKIDPGADTIDALVVSATPGRVIAADPGLRDRVTAAVGDLRKIPGVAQVPDPYQTPGATGDGQAVAIPVTFVSGIAAHDEHVASLAVQARLHAIATPDFQVKVGGGPLAGDALNSIAQSDASKAELISLPIVLLLLVVVFGGLLAASLPLVLAVCGIASTLLVLFGFSFATDLSVYSVQITTMLGLGLGVDYALLMVTRFKQERAATPDIADCVRRTVSAAGRTVFFSGLTVAVSLVGLVVYSAPFLRSMGLAATAVVAVDMLAAVTLLPALLAKYGHRIKPAKADRSEGRWFGKFAAGVARRPLPVLLVIVAGLVTVATPVTALSLSPGDARELPASSEPRQVYDLTVAHFPGQSATGPLYVLVDGGATKPAYLAHLRSLPGVVQSAQKMLPDGSAVLQLTPAGTVDGKVATGLVQTIRAEHQGASVTGDSAHLVDFRQMLVDRLPYAAGVVFLSVFVLLFLFTGSLLVPLKAVLTNLLSIGASLGAMVWVFQQGHFAGVFGSGLKGGLGALDVTVPPLMIAVAFGLSMDYEIFILGRIREARLAGEEARQAVVTGVRYTGRVVTCAAALLVIVFACFMTGGAAPILEFGFGLTFAVLIDATLVRMMLVPAVLALLGERAWWAPRALRGLHARFGVAEAPEPAREELLQSV, from the coding sequence ATGTTGAGAAACGCCGCAGAACTGGCCATCCGCCGACCCAGGACCGTGGTCGCCGTGTGGGCCGTGGTCCTGGTGGTCGGCCTGGGCCTGGGCGGGTCCGTGTTCGGCAGGCTCGGGGGGCTCGGCGCGAACGTACCCGGCAGCCAGTCCCAGGTGACCGCCGACCGCCTGGACAAGATCGATCCCGGTGCCGACACCATCGACGCCCTGGTGGTCTCGGCGACCCCGGGCCGGGTGATCGCCGCGGACCCGGGCCTGCGGGACCGCGTTACCGCCGCCGTCGGCGACCTGCGGAAGATCCCCGGCGTCGCGCAGGTGCCGGACCCGTATCAGACTCCTGGCGCCACCGGCGACGGCCAGGCGGTCGCGATCCCGGTGACCTTCGTAAGCGGGATCGCCGCGCACGACGAGCACGTCGCCAGCCTCGCGGTCCAGGCCCGCCTGCACGCGATCGCGACCCCGGACTTCCAGGTCAAGGTCGGCGGCGGACCCCTGGCCGGCGACGCGCTGAACAGCATCGCGCAGTCCGACGCGAGCAAGGCCGAGCTGATCTCGCTGCCGATCGTGCTGTTGCTGCTGGTCGTGGTGTTCGGCGGGCTGCTGGCCGCGTCGCTGCCGCTGGTGCTGGCGGTCTGCGGCATCGCCTCCACGCTGCTGGTGCTGTTCGGCTTCAGCTTCGCCACCGACCTGTCGGTGTACTCGGTGCAGATCACGACGATGCTGGGCCTGGGCCTCGGTGTGGACTACGCGCTGCTGATGGTGACCCGCTTCAAACAGGAGCGCGCGGCCACCCCGGACATCGCCGACTGCGTCCGCCGCACGGTCTCGGCGGCCGGCCGCACCGTCTTCTTCTCCGGGCTCACCGTCGCGGTCAGCCTGGTCGGCCTGGTGGTCTACTCGGCGCCGTTCCTGCGGAGCATGGGCCTGGCGGCCACGGCCGTGGTGGCGGTCGACATGCTGGCCGCGGTGACCCTGCTGCCGGCCCTGCTGGCGAAGTACGGGCACCGGATCAAGCCGGCGAAGGCCGACCGCTCGGAGGGGCGCTGGTTCGGGAAGTTCGCGGCGGGCGTGGCCCGGCGACCGCTGCCGGTCCTGCTGGTCATCGTCGCGGGCCTGGTCACCGTGGCCACGCCGGTGACCGCGCTGTCGCTGAGCCCGGGCGATGCCCGCGAGCTGCCGGCCAGCTCGGAGCCGCGGCAGGTGTACGACCTGACCGTGGCGCACTTCCCCGGGCAGAGCGCGACCGGCCCCCTGTACGTGCTGGTCGACGGCGGCGCCACGAAGCCGGCCTACCTGGCGCACCTGCGGTCGCTGCCGGGGGTCGTGCAGTCCGCGCAGAAGATGCTGCCCGATGGCAGCGCGGTGCTTCAGCTGACACCCGCCGGAACGGTCGACGGCAAGGTCGCGACCGGCCTGGTGCAGACCATCCGCGCCGAGCACCAGGGCGCGTCCGTCACCGGCGACAGCGCGCACCTGGTCGACTTCCGGCAGATGCTCGTCGACCGGCTCCCCTACGCCGCCGGCGTGGTGTTCCTGTCGGTGTTCGTCCTGCTGTTCCTGTTCACCGGCTCGCTGCTGGTCCCGCTCAAGGCGGTGCTGACGAACCTGCTGAGCATCGGCGCCTCGCTGGGCGCGATGGTGTGGGTCTTCCAGCAGGGGCACTTCGCAGGGGTCTTCGGCTCCGGACTGAAGGGCGGCCTCGGCGCGCTGGACGTGACGGTCCCGCCGCTGATGATCGCCGTCGCCTTCGGCCTGTCGATGGACTACGAGATCTTCATCCTCGGCCGGATCCGGGAGGCCAGGCTGGCCGGCGAGGAGGCGCGGCAGGCGGTGGTCACCGGCGTGCGGTACACCGGCCGGGTGGTGACGTGCGCGGCGGCGCTGCTGGTGATCGTCTTCGCCTGCTTCATGACCGGCGGCGCGGCCCCGATCCTGGAGTTCGGGTTCGGACTCACCTTCGCAGTGCTCATCGACGCCACCCTGGTCCGCATGATGCTGGTGCCCGCAGTGCTGGCACTGCTCGGCGAGCGCGCCTGGTGGGCGCCACGGGCACTGCGCGGGCTGCACGCCCGGTTCGGGGTCGCCGAAGCCCCGGAGCCGGCCCGTGAGGAGCTGCTGCAGAGCGTCTGA
- the rpmJ gene encoding 50S ribosomal protein L36: MKVKPSVKKICDKCKVIRRHGRVMVICENLRHKQRQG; the protein is encoded by the coding sequence ATGAAGGTCAAGCCCAGCGTCAAGAAGATCTGCGACAAGTGCAAGGTGATCCGTCGCCACGGCCGCGTCATGGTGATCTGCGAGAACCTGCGCCACAAGCAGCGTCAGGGCTGA
- the infA gene encoding translation initiation factor IF-1, with protein sequence MAKKEGAIEIEGTIIESLPNAMFRVELANGHKVLAHISGKMRMHYIRILPDDRVVVELSPYDLTRGRIVYRYK encoded by the coding sequence TTGGCCAAAAAAGAAGGCGCCATCGAGATCGAGGGCACCATCATCGAGTCCCTGCCCAACGCGATGTTCCGCGTTGAGCTGGCGAACGGCCACAAGGTCCTCGCGCACATCTCCGGCAAGATGCGGATGCACTACATCCGGATCCTCCCGGACGACCGGGTCGTCGTCGAGCTGAGCCCGTACGACCTGACCCGTGGGCGCATCGTCTACCGCTACAAGTGA
- the secY gene encoding preprotein translocase subunit SecY: MLTAFARAFRTPDLRKKLLFTLAIMALFRLGAHIPAPGVDTHTLSQCVGLSKSSGQSNGALGLINLFSGGALLQLSIFALGIMPYITASIILQLLTVVIPRLEALKKEGQAGQTKITQYTRYLTIGLAILQSTTMLTLMKNNPSALLGPGCSGQNVIFPKVDWVGMAVMVITLTAGTTLIMWLGELITDRGIGNGMSLLIFTSITANFPSSLWSIKQGSTTMDGWPVFFGVLLMGMVMVGAVVFVEQGQRRIPVQYAKRMVGRRMYGGSSTYIPMKVNQAGVIPVIFASSLLQLPLMVANFTNPNAQKGWAHWVNKEFGMTTNGYSLTYSITYFLLILGFAFFYVSITFVPDEIADNMKKYGGFIPGIRAGKPTAEYLQYVSTRVTWPGALYLAVIAIVPFIALAELHASGKFPFGGTTILIMVGVGLETVKQIESQLQQHNYEGFLR; the protein is encoded by the coding sequence ACGCCCGACCTGCGCAAGAAGCTGCTCTTCACGCTGGCCATCATGGCCTTGTTCAGGCTGGGCGCCCACATTCCGGCGCCGGGTGTGGACACCCATACGCTGAGCCAGTGTGTGGGTCTGAGCAAGTCCAGTGGTCAGAGCAATGGCGCGCTGGGTCTGATCAACCTGTTCTCCGGCGGTGCGCTGCTGCAGCTGTCGATCTTCGCGCTGGGCATCATGCCGTACATCACCGCGTCGATCATTCTGCAGCTGCTGACCGTCGTGATCCCGCGGTTGGAGGCCCTCAAGAAGGAGGGTCAGGCGGGGCAGACGAAGATCACGCAGTACACCCGGTACCTGACCATCGGGCTGGCGATTCTGCAGTCGACCACGATGCTCACGCTGATGAAGAACAACCCGAGCGCCCTGCTGGGCCCGGGGTGCTCCGGCCAGAACGTGATCTTCCCGAAGGTGGACTGGGTCGGGATGGCCGTCATGGTCATCACGCTGACCGCCGGGACCACGCTGATCATGTGGCTCGGTGAGCTCATCACCGACCGCGGGATCGGCAACGGCATGTCGCTGCTGATCTTCACCTCGATCACCGCGAACTTCCCGTCCTCGCTGTGGTCCATCAAGCAGGGCTCGACCACCATGGACGGCTGGCCGGTGTTCTTCGGCGTGCTGCTGATGGGCATGGTCATGGTCGGTGCCGTGGTGTTCGTCGAGCAGGGGCAGCGGCGCATTCCCGTGCAGTACGCCAAGCGCATGGTCGGACGGCGGATGTACGGCGGGTCCTCGACCTACATCCCGATGAAGGTGAACCAGGCCGGTGTCATCCCGGTCATCTTCGCCTCCTCGCTGCTACAGCTGCCGCTGATGGTCGCGAACTTCACGAACCCGAACGCCCAGAAGGGTTGGGCGCACTGGGTCAACAAGGAGTTCGGCATGACCACGAACGGCTACTCGCTGACCTACTCGATCACCTACTTCCTGCTGATCCTCGGCTTCGCCTTCTTCTACGTCTCGATCACCTTCGTGCCCGACGAGATCGCGGACAACATGAAGAAGTACGGCGGCTTCATCCCGGGCATCCGCGCCGGCAAGCCCACCGCCGAGTACCTGCAGTACGTCTCGACCCGCGTGACCTGGCCCGGCGCCCTGTACCTGGCGGTGATCGCGATCGTTCCGTTCATCGCCCTGGCCGAGCTGCACGCGAGCGGGAAGTTCCCGTTCGGCGGCACGACCATCCTGATCATGGTGGGCGTGGGCCTGGAGACGGTGAAGCAGATCGAGTCCCAGCTGCAGCAGCACAACTACGAAGGCTTCCTGAGGTGA
- the rpsK gene encoding 30S ribosomal protein S11 yields MPPQSRKAGAKAPKLRRKEKKNVAHGHAHIKSTFNNTIVSITDPQGNVIAWASSGQVGFKGSRKSTPFAAQMTAEAAARRAMEHGMKKVDVFVKGPGSGRETAIRSLQQTGLEVGSINDVTPSPHNGCRPPKRRRV; encoded by the coding sequence ATGCCTCCCCAGAGCCGTAAGGCCGGCGCCAAGGCTCCCAAGCTGCGCCGCAAGGAAAAGAAGAACGTCGCCCACGGGCACGCTCACATCAAGAGCACGTTCAACAACACCATCGTCTCCATCACCGACCCGCAGGGGAACGTGATCGCGTGGGCGAGTTCGGGTCAGGTGGGCTTCAAGGGCTCGCGCAAGTCGACCCCGTTCGCCGCTCAGATGACCGCCGAGGCCGCCGCCCGCCGCGCCATGGAGCACGGCATGAAGAAGGTCGACGTGTTCGTCAAGGGTCCCGGCTCCGGCCGTGAGACCGCCATCCGGTCGCTTCAGCAGACCGGCCTGGAGGTCGGATCCATCAACGACGTCACCCCTTCGCCGCACAACGGCTGCCGTCCGCCGAAGCGCCGGCGCGTCTGA
- a CDS encoding sensor domain-containing protein: MARDRSAAALAAAALLALGGVAGCGASKSSAKPAAAPAPAASVPPTPSPTPAPPTAADLKARVLTQADMPSGFVADDDTSDADGVMSSAEPDCRSMTDLMNSQGHPAGARAWAEASFSRSQFGPNIATGLAGFASPEAAQELLASVTQAMRSCTKITETDKDGSSYDFLVTPLAFPPAGDASAAIRVVADVDDLPAQVDLVLVRVGDTLLYVADTNFGSADPDLTQQVVTRAVAKAEDPAEPRSAPTTVSSL, from the coding sequence ATGGCTCGTGACCGATCGGCTGCCGCCCTGGCCGCCGCCGCGCTCCTGGCGCTCGGCGGCGTGGCCGGCTGCGGGGCCTCGAAGAGCTCCGCGAAGCCCGCGGCGGCTCCTGCCCCGGCGGCGTCCGTGCCGCCGACCCCGAGCCCGACTCCCGCGCCGCCGACCGCGGCCGATCTGAAGGCCCGGGTGCTGACCCAGGCCGACATGCCCTCCGGCTTCGTCGCCGACGACGACACCTCCGACGCCGACGGCGTCATGTCCTCGGCCGAGCCGGACTGCCGGTCGATGACCGATCTGATGAACAGCCAGGGCCACCCGGCCGGCGCCCGGGCCTGGGCCGAGGCCTCGTTCAGCCGCTCGCAGTTCGGCCCGAACATCGCCACCGGCCTGGCCGGCTTCGCCAGCCCCGAGGCCGCGCAGGAGCTGCTCGCCTCGGTCACGCAGGCGATGCGCAGCTGCACCAAGATCACCGAGACGGACAAGGACGGCAGCAGCTACGACTTCCTGGTGACGCCGCTGGCCTTCCCGCCGGCCGGGGACGCCAGCGCCGCGATCCGAGTGGTCGCCGATGTCGACGACCTGCCGGCCCAGGTGGACCTGGTGTTGGTGCGGGTCGGCGACACCCTGCTGTATGTGGCGGACACCAACTTCGGCAGTGCTGATCCGGACCTGACCCAGCAGGTGGTCACGCGGGCCGTGGCCAAGGCGGAGGACCCGGCGGAGCCGCGCTCCGCGCCGACCACGGTCTCAAGCCTCTAG
- a CDS encoding adenylate kinase: MRIVLVGPPGAGKGTQASFIAGHLDVPKISTGDIFRANISQGTPLGVKAKEYLDAGQLVPDELTIDIVRDRLSQADAAAGFLLDGFPRNVAQAEELDKILADNGVAPSAGKAYLDVVLDLEVDNGEVIKRISGRRLCRNDSGHIFHVDYSPSKTGTTCDICGGELYQRSDDAEDVVRTRLEVYAAETAPIIDYYREQGVLTTIDATGEVDVITRRAFAAVDAARG; this comes from the coding sequence GTGCGTATCGTTCTCGTCGGTCCGCCGGGCGCGGGCAAGGGCACCCAAGCCTCGTTCATCGCCGGGCACCTGGACGTCCCGAAGATCAGCACGGGGGACATCTTCCGGGCCAACATCTCCCAGGGCACGCCCCTGGGAGTGAAGGCCAAGGAGTACCTGGATGCCGGGCAGTTGGTCCCGGACGAGCTCACCATAGACATCGTCCGCGACCGGCTCTCGCAGGCCGACGCGGCCGCCGGCTTCCTGCTCGACGGCTTTCCGCGCAACGTCGCGCAGGCCGAGGAGCTGGACAAGATCCTCGCCGACAACGGGGTCGCCCCCTCGGCCGGCAAGGCCTACCTGGACGTCGTGCTCGACCTGGAGGTCGACAACGGCGAGGTGATCAAGCGGATCTCCGGCCGGCGGCTGTGCCGCAACGACTCCGGGCACATCTTCCACGTGGACTACAGCCCGTCCAAGACCGGCACCACGTGCGACATCTGCGGCGGCGAGCTCTACCAGCGCTCCGACGACGCCGAGGACGTGGTGCGCACCCGCCTCGAGGTCTACGCGGCCGAGACCGCCCCGATCATCGACTACTACCGCGAGCAGGGTGTGCTGACCACGATCGACGCCACCGGCGAGGTCGACGTGATCACCCGGCGCGCCTTCGCGGCGGTCGACGCCGCCCGCGGCTGA
- the rpsM gene encoding 30S ribosomal protein S13 — protein MARLSGVDIPREKRLEIALTYIYGIGRTRSQKTCAETGINPNTRVKDLTEDDLVKLRQWIDTNYRVEGDLRREVQADIRRKIEIGCYQGVRHRKGLPVHGQRTHTNARTRKGPRKAIAGKKKAGRK, from the coding sequence ATGGCACGTCTCTCTGGTGTGGACATCCCGCGCGAAAAGCGTCTGGAGATCGCCCTCACCTACATCTACGGCATCGGCCGGACCCGCTCGCAGAAGACGTGCGCGGAGACCGGCATCAACCCCAACACGCGCGTGAAGGACCTGACGGAGGACGACCTCGTCAAGCTCCGCCAGTGGATCGACACGAACTACCGCGTCGAGGGCGACCTTCGCCGTGAGGTCCAGGCGGACATCCGCCGCAAGATCGAGATCGGCTGCTACCAGGGCGTCCGGCACCGCAAGGGCCTGCCGGTGCACGGTCAGCGCACCCACACCAACGCGCGTACGCGCAAGGGCCCGCGCAAGGCCATCGCCGGCAAGAAGAAGGCCGGCCGGAAGTAG
- the rpsD gene encoding 30S ribosomal protein S4, with amino-acid sequence MARYTGPDCKRCRREKTKLFLKGSKCDGPKCPIEIRPYPPGEHGRGRTKENEYLLQLREKQKTARIYGVLEKQFRGYYEEANRKGGKTGENLLRILESRLDNVVYRAGFAKSRDHARQLVRHGHILINGHKANIPSMRVTPSDIVEVRKESLELTPFVVARAEAGERAVPAWIEVIPSKMRILVHSLPERAVIDTQVQEQLIVELYSK; translated from the coding sequence ATGGCCCGTTACACCGGCCCCGACTGCAAGCGCTGCCGCCGAGAGAAGACCAAGCTCTTCCTCAAGGGCAGCAAGTGCGATGGCCCCAAGTGCCCGATCGAGATCCGTCCCTACCCCCCGGGTGAGCACGGCCGCGGTCGCACCAAGGAGAACGAGTACCTGCTCCAGCTTCGCGAGAAGCAGAAGACCGCCCGTATCTACGGCGTTCTGGAGAAGCAGTTCCGCGGTTACTACGAGGAGGCCAACCGCAAGGGTGGCAAGACGGGTGAGAACCTGCTCCGCATCCTCGAGTCCCGCCTGGACAACGTGGTCTACCGCGCCGGCTTCGCCAAGTCCCGCGACCACGCGCGCCAGCTGGTGCGCCACGGCCACATCCTGATCAACGGCCACAAGGCGAACATCCCCTCGATGCGGGTCACCCCGAGCGACATCGTCGAGGTTCGCAAGGAGAGCCTGGAGCTCACCCCGTTCGTGGTCGCCCGTGCCGAGGCCGGCGAGCGTGCCGTCCCGGCGTGGATCGAGGTCATCCCGTCGAAGATGCGGATCCTCGTGCACTCCCTCCCGGAGCGTGCTGTCATTGACACGCAGGTCCAGGAGCAGCTGATCGTCGAGCTCTACTCCAAGTAA
- a CDS encoding response regulator, whose product MAIRVVVADDQELVRSGFAMILDAQPDIEVAGEAGDGAEAVALARALRPDVVLLDVRMPVMDGIEAARQITADGDSRILMLTTFDVDEYVYDALYAGASGFLLKDVRRDDLVHAVRVVAAGDSLLAPSVTRRLIADVTSRRPARAGEPAAAPSARLDALTPRERETLLLIARGASNAEIAARLYVTEHTVKTHVSNILMKLGLRDRVHAVIFAYDSGLVTPSPEG is encoded by the coding sequence GTGGCGATTCGGGTAGTGGTGGCCGACGACCAGGAACTGGTGCGCAGCGGGTTCGCGATGATCCTGGACGCGCAGCCGGACATCGAGGTGGCCGGCGAGGCCGGCGACGGCGCCGAGGCCGTGGCGCTGGCCCGCGCGCTGCGCCCCGACGTGGTGCTGCTGGACGTCCGGATGCCGGTGATGGACGGCATCGAGGCCGCGCGCCAGATCACCGCCGACGGCGACAGCCGGATCCTCATGCTCACCACCTTCGACGTCGACGAGTACGTGTACGACGCGCTCTACGCCGGCGCGTCCGGCTTCCTGCTCAAGGACGTCCGCCGCGACGACCTGGTGCACGCGGTCCGCGTGGTCGCGGCCGGGGACTCGCTGCTGGCGCCCTCGGTGACCCGGCGGCTGATCGCCGACGTCACCTCCCGCCGCCCGGCCCGGGCCGGCGAGCCGGCGGCCGCGCCCTCGGCCCGCCTGGACGCCCTCACCCCGCGCGAGCGCGAGACCCTGCTGCTGATCGCCCGCGGCGCCTCGAACGCCGAGATCGCGGCCCGGCTGTACGTCACCGAGCACACGGTGAAGACCCACGTCAGCAACATCCTGATGAAGCTGGGGCTGCGCGACCGGGTCCACGCGGTGATCTTCGCCTACGACAGCGGGCTGGTGACTCCCTCTCCGGAGGGATGA
- the map gene encoding type I methionyl aminopeptidase has product MHAHGDDDGLIELKTPEQFEVMKQAGKVVSRTLALLRSAVRPGITTGELDRIAEESIRSLGAAPSFLGYGDFPGSICASVNEEIVHGIPGSRMLREGDLISIDCGAIIPDEAGKAAVGRWNTKGWHADAAITVAVGEVAPELAELSRVTEQAMWAGIKAVKEGAALNDVSTAIDESTRSHPRRYGIVRDYGGHGIGSAMHMAPMVFNYPVRGERTVLTTGMAIAIEPMLTLGKNKTRVLADDWTVVAKDGSYAAHWEHTVALTPDGVVVTTAPEE; this is encoded by the coding sequence ATGCACGCCCACGGTGACGACGACGGCCTGATCGAGCTGAAGACCCCGGAGCAGTTCGAGGTCATGAAGCAGGCCGGAAAGGTCGTCTCACGAACCCTGGCGCTGCTGCGCTCGGCGGTCCGGCCGGGCATCACCACCGGTGAGCTGGACCGGATCGCCGAGGAATCGATTCGTTCGCTCGGCGCCGCGCCCTCGTTCCTGGGCTACGGCGACTTCCCGGGCTCGATCTGCGCCTCGGTCAACGAGGAGATCGTGCACGGCATCCCCGGCTCGCGCATGCTGCGCGAGGGGGACCTGATCTCGATCGACTGCGGTGCGATCATCCCCGACGAGGCCGGCAAGGCCGCCGTCGGGCGCTGGAACACCAAGGGCTGGCACGCCGACGCGGCCATCACCGTCGCCGTCGGCGAGGTCGCCCCGGAACTCGCCGAGCTGTCCCGGGTCACCGAGCAGGCGATGTGGGCCGGCATCAAGGCGGTGAAGGAGGGGGCGGCGCTCAACGACGTCTCCACCGCGATCGACGAGTCCACCCGCTCGCACCCGCGCCGCTACGGCATCGTGCGCGACTACGGCGGCCACGGCATCGGCTCGGCGATGCACATGGCGCCGATGGTGTTCAACTACCCGGTGCGCGGCGAGCGCACGGTGCTGACCACCGGCATGGCCATCGCCATCGAGCCGATGCTGACCCTGGGCAAGAACAAGACCCGGGTACTGGCCGACGACTGGACGGTCGTGGCTAAGGACGGCTCCTACGCCGCACACTGGGAGCACACGGTCGCGCTGACACCGGACGGTGTCGTGGTGACCACTGCTCCGGAAGAGTGA
- a CDS encoding sensor histidine kinase, which translates to MRSTDALSRLQIRPQRPRRNDVMVALIVLLLNSGTYLIPGIVPWGPWRYMMETATIVPLLWRESLPVPSALTTGALTLIVTATVHPAQPFPYAVLVTQYTIGAVLRGRTRAFLVGVFMAGNVVAEALHQQWGNPEDFLVTFTLSLTALFLGVLMQSERDSLSVRGDRALRAERARIARDMHDVVGHAVALMVVQAEAGPLLVRDKPERAEAAFEAISTAGRDAMAQLRGLLGTLSQDAAGGREPLPTLADLDELVHRVRKAGLHVRLEQTGDAAPLSPGAETAAYRVVQEALTNTLKHARASRAEVRLSWVPSALEITVADNGRGVSEGTADGGGGHGLIGLRERLAPVGGALSWTSPPDTGGFALTAVIPAGQ; encoded by the coding sequence GTGCGAAGCACGGACGCCCTGTCCCGACTCCAGATCCGCCCGCAGCGGCCGCGGCGCAACGACGTCATGGTGGCCCTGATCGTGCTGCTCCTGAACAGCGGCACGTACCTGATACCCGGCATCGTGCCGTGGGGACCATGGCGGTACATGATGGAGACGGCGACGATCGTGCCGCTGCTGTGGCGGGAGTCCCTCCCGGTCCCCTCGGCCCTGACCACCGGCGCGCTGACGCTGATCGTCACCGCCACCGTGCACCCGGCCCAGCCGTTCCCGTACGCGGTCCTGGTCACCCAGTACACGATCGGGGCGGTGTTGCGCGGCCGGACCCGGGCCTTCCTGGTCGGGGTGTTCATGGCCGGCAACGTCGTCGCCGAGGCCCTGCACCAGCAGTGGGGCAACCCCGAGGACTTCCTGGTCACCTTCACCCTGAGCCTGACCGCGCTCTTCCTCGGGGTGCTCATGCAGTCCGAGCGCGACTCGCTGTCGGTGCGCGGCGACCGCGCGCTGCGGGCCGAGCGGGCCCGCATCGCGCGGGACATGCACGATGTGGTCGGCCACGCCGTCGCACTGATGGTGGTGCAGGCCGAGGCCGGGCCGCTGCTGGTACGCGACAAGCCGGAGCGGGCCGAGGCGGCCTTCGAGGCCATCTCCACCGCCGGCCGCGACGCGATGGCCCAGCTGCGGGGCCTGCTGGGCACGCTCAGCCAGGACGCCGCCGGCGGCCGGGAACCGCTGCCCACCCTGGCCGACCTCGACGAACTGGTGCACCGGGTCCGCAAGGCCGGACTCCACGTGCGCCTGGAGCAGACCGGCGACGCCGCGCCGCTGTCGCCGGGCGCCGAGACCGCCGCCTACCGCGTGGTGCAGGAAGCGCTCACCAATACCCTCAAGCACGCCAGGGCCTCGCGCGCCGAGGTCCGGTTGAGCTGGGTGCCGAGCGCGCTGGAGATCACCGTGGCGGACAACGGCCGTGGCGTGTCCGAAGGCACGGCCGACGGCGGCGGCGGACACGGCCTGATCGGCCTGCGGGAGCGGCTGGCCCCGGTGGGCGGCGCGCTGAGCTGGACCTCGCCGCCGGACACCGGCGGGTTCGCGCTGACCGCGGTCATCCCCGCGGGGCAGTAA